One Micromonospora eburnea genomic region harbors:
- a CDS encoding TioE family transcriptional regulator has product MRQNPQERGRLRPVDLARGHGLSTQAIRNYEAAGILPATERTPHGYRTYTPLHAEALRAFLALVPGHGHQTATSIMQAINRGTTEEALRVIDESHAQLLDDRRTLQAVEAALHDLSPVPQERGDTFVGPLARRLGIRPATLRKWERAGLLQPRRDPQTGYRLYSAADVRDARLVHQLRRGGYLLEQIAPLIAQVRSAGGVAPLESMLHDWHARLSARSRAMLTGAAALDAYLGCRPDPAPTRAE; this is encoded by the coding sequence GTGCGGCAAAACCCTCAAGAGCGTGGGCGGCTCAGGCCGGTTGACCTGGCACGTGGGCACGGCCTGTCCACGCAGGCGATCAGGAACTACGAGGCGGCCGGGATCCTTCCGGCCACCGAACGCACCCCGCACGGCTACCGCACCTACACGCCGCTGCACGCGGAGGCGCTGCGCGCGTTCCTCGCCCTCGTGCCCGGACACGGCCACCAGACGGCCACGTCGATCATGCAGGCGATCAACCGGGGTACGACCGAGGAAGCGCTTCGGGTCATCGACGAGAGCCACGCCCAGCTTCTCGACGACCGCCGCACCCTCCAGGCCGTCGAAGCCGCGCTTCACGACCTCAGTCCCGTACCGCAGGAACGCGGCGACACGTTCGTCGGCCCCCTGGCGAGAAGGCTCGGCATCCGCCCCGCCACCCTGCGCAAGTGGGAACGCGCCGGCCTGCTCCAACCGCGTCGCGACCCGCAGACGGGCTACCGGCTCTACAGCGCGGCCGACGTGCGTGATGCCCGACTCGTCCACCAGCTCAGACGAGGCGGCTACCTACTGGAGCAGATCGCCCCACTGATCGCCCAGGTACGCTCCGCCGGAGGTGTCGCGCCCCTTGAATCGATGCTGCACGACTGGCATGCCCGCCTCTCGGCCCGCAGCCGCGCCATGCTCACCGGCGCCGCCGCACTGGACGCCTACCTCGGCTGCCGACCGGACCCCGCCCCGACACGGGCCGAGTGA
- a CDS encoding alpha/beta hydrolase family protein gives MKKSATSRLAIGAATITTLLLAVATPRPAAAENVPAPPRYVPSAGLTATEVTFANGPTTLHGSIVRRADLDTAVRHPGIVLVHGSGIGNRVELTHEAEALAKAGIVSLIYDKRGDYSKFHRDFSAMAGDALAGLRVLRSSDGVDADKVGLWGFSEGGWIAPLAASRSADVKFVITVGASGLNPSRTQAWHLAGRLNRAGIAAATSDALASRSVEVVTGLGAFAAAEYDPIPALNQVRQPVLAIWGERDVVVPPAESAAIFSKQLTASRSVTLRTLPGASHGARVTPDGYQLPGGPVIAGYPDGQLTPGYAGMMSAWVEAVTAGTAPASHSDTPPRQGHDSLPLTPVTWLGFGLFGLLLATLLSWPVAAVIRRLRGHRGAPPGARPARWLTTIGLVTALGSAGYVVFIVVAQGQPGTALLGQPLAWLLLRLLLVGAFVSATLLARSAWRGRAALAGPQRLRVGLLLAGSVMLLPFALSIGLLLP, from the coding sequence ATGAAGAAGTCCGCCACCTCGCGTCTCGCCATCGGCGCCGCCACGATCACCACGCTCCTGCTCGCCGTCGCGACCCCGCGGCCGGCGGCCGCCGAGAACGTCCCTGCCCCACCCCGCTACGTGCCGTCGGCGGGCCTCACCGCCACCGAGGTCACCTTCGCCAACGGCCCGACGACACTGCACGGCTCGATCGTGCGCCGGGCGGATCTGGACACCGCGGTGCGCCACCCCGGCATCGTGCTGGTGCACGGATCGGGCATCGGCAACCGCGTCGAACTGACGCATGAGGCCGAGGCGTTGGCCAAGGCGGGCATCGTGTCGTTGATCTACGACAAGCGCGGCGACTACTCGAAATTCCACCGTGACTTCTCGGCGATGGCCGGCGATGCGCTCGCCGGGCTTCGCGTCCTCCGCTCGTCCGACGGTGTCGATGCCGATAAGGTCGGCCTCTGGGGATTCAGTGAAGGCGGCTGGATCGCGCCGCTCGCGGCATCCCGTTCCGCTGACGTGAAGTTCGTCATCACCGTTGGTGCCTCCGGGCTCAACCCGTCGCGTACGCAGGCCTGGCACCTGGCCGGCCGGCTGAACCGCGCCGGCATCGCCGCGGCAACCTCGGATGCCCTCGCCAGCCGCAGCGTGGAGGTGGTTACGGGGCTCGGTGCCTTCGCGGCAGCCGAATACGACCCGATCCCGGCGCTCAACCAGGTCCGGCAGCCGGTCCTGGCGATCTGGGGCGAGCGGGACGTGGTGGTCCCGCCCGCCGAGAGCGCGGCCATCTTCAGCAAGCAACTCACCGCCAGCCGAAGCGTGACCCTCCGAACGCTGCCCGGGGCCAGCCACGGCGCGCGCGTCACGCCGGACGGGTATCAACTCCCCGGCGGGCCGGTCATCGCCGGTTACCCCGACGGGCAGCTCACCCCCGGCTACGCGGGGATGATGTCGGCCTGGGTGGAGGCCGTGACCGCCGGCACCGCCCCGGCGTCGCACAGCGACACACCGCCCAGGCAGGGGCACGACAGCCTGCCCCTCACCCCGGTCACCTGGCTCGGCTTCGGTCTCTTCGGCCTGCTCCTGGCCACGTTGCTGAGTTGGCCGGTCGCCGCGGTGATCCGGCGGCTGCGGGGTCACCGCGGCGCACCGCCGGGGGCGAGGCCGGCTCGCTGGCTCACGACCATCGGGCTGGTCACCGCGCTGGGCAGCGCCGGCTACGTCGTCTTCATCGTCGTGGCCCAGGGACAACCCGGCACGGCTCTCCTCGGCCAGCCGCTGGCCTGGCTGCTGCTGCGGCTCCTCCTCGTTGGCGCATTCGTTTCGGCCACGCTGCTGGCCCGGTCCGCCTGGCGTGGCCGCGCCGCACTGGCCGGGCCGCAGCGACTGCGCGTCGGCCTGCTGCTCGCCGGGAGCGTGATGCTCCTGCCATTCGCCCTGAGCATCGGACTTCTCCTCCCCTGA
- a CDS encoding response regulator, whose protein sequence is MIRVVIADDQELVRTGFVMILGTQPDIEIVAQAADGQEAIDAVATHRPDVVLLDIQMPKLDGVEAARRICVRGDTRVIILTTFDSDEYVFAALRAGASGFLLKDMRGEDLVHAVRVVVQGQSMLAPAVTRKLIEDAMRPRPRPREIPGLDQLTDRERETLGLLGRGLSNPEIATAMFVSEHTVKTHVSNVLSKLGLRDRVQAVIAAYESGMLTPGS, encoded by the coding sequence GTGATCCGTGTGGTCATCGCCGACGACCAGGAGCTGGTACGTACCGGGTTCGTCATGATCCTCGGCACCCAGCCCGACATCGAGATCGTCGCGCAGGCCGCCGATGGGCAGGAGGCCATCGATGCGGTGGCGACCCATCGGCCCGACGTGGTTCTGCTCGACATCCAGATGCCGAAGCTGGACGGAGTCGAAGCGGCCCGCCGCATCTGCGTGCGCGGCGACACCCGAGTGATCATCCTGACCACCTTCGACTCCGACGAGTACGTCTTCGCCGCGCTCCGGGCGGGCGCCAGCGGTTTTCTGCTCAAGGACATGCGCGGAGAGGACCTCGTGCACGCGGTACGGGTCGTCGTCCAGGGCCAGTCGATGCTCGCTCCCGCGGTGACGCGCAAACTCATCGAGGACGCGATGCGGCCCCGGCCCAGGCCCCGGGAGATCCCGGGTCTCGATCAACTGACCGACCGTGAACGCGAAACTCTGGGACTGCTGGGGCGGGGACTGTCCAACCCGGAGATCGCCACCGCGATGTTCGTCAGCGAGCACACCGTGAAGACCCACGTCAGCAACGTCCTGAGCAAGCTCGGCCTGCGCGACCGGGTCCAGGCCGTCATCGCGGCCTACGAGTCGGGCATGCTCACCCCCGGCTCCTGA
- a CDS encoding sensor histidine kinase → MRRSWAREIGLAAFVLLLQSVPFLFSAPRPGGAWTVAEYAPIAATALPLLWRRRAPLTCLILIVFGIEAYAFLGRNGPPQPIWYGGLIAIYTIGAHAGRIQRIVAVAIIPIGVIIAVGSISTGVRETLTWGAVFALGVMMRTRREFAAESARHSIELAAERERTRIARDLHDILGHAFSVMVVQAEAGAMTAEPNSRAQTAFRAISDTGREAMAQLRATVGTLRTRGPSLADLQDLVSRAETSGMRVALAVRGQPRPLPAEVQLAGYRVVQEALTNSIKHSGATNVEVTVQWHPEEVRLSVIDDGTGPGARFGAAGSGLAGMIARAAEVGATVSYGPRKGARGFAVEAVLT, encoded by the coding sequence ATGCGGCGATCGTGGGCGAGGGAAATCGGGCTTGCTGCGTTCGTTCTGCTGCTGCAGTCGGTGCCGTTCCTCTTCTCCGCCCCGCGACCGGGCGGGGCCTGGACCGTCGCCGAGTACGCCCCGATCGCCGCCACCGCCCTTCCACTGCTCTGGCGTCGCCGGGCACCCCTGACCTGCCTGATACTCATCGTGTTCGGTATCGAGGCATACGCGTTCCTGGGCAGGAACGGTCCGCCGCAACCCATCTGGTACGGGGGCCTGATCGCCATCTACACGATCGGTGCGCACGCCGGCCGTATTCAGCGGATCGTCGCGGTGGCGATCATCCCCATCGGCGTGATCATCGCGGTGGGATCGATATCCACCGGCGTGCGGGAGACGTTGACGTGGGGCGCGGTATTCGCACTCGGAGTGATGATGCGTACCCGGCGGGAATTCGCGGCCGAGAGTGCCCGCCACTCCATCGAGCTCGCGGCCGAACGGGAGCGCACGCGTATCGCACGCGACCTGCACGACATTCTCGGGCACGCGTTCAGCGTCATGGTGGTGCAGGCCGAGGCGGGCGCGATGACCGCGGAGCCGAATTCGCGGGCCCAGACCGCCTTCCGGGCCATCTCCGACACCGGCCGGGAAGCCATGGCGCAGCTGCGCGCCACGGTCGGTACGCTGCGCACCCGGGGTCCGTCCCTGGCGGATCTCCAGGATCTGGTGTCGCGGGCCGAGACCAGCGGCATGCGGGTGGCCCTGGCCGTGCGCGGTCAGCCGCGCCCCCTGCCCGCCGAGGTCCAGCTGGCCGGTTATCGGGTGGTACAGGAGGCGCTCACGAACAGCATCAAGCACTCCGGTGCGACGAACGTCGAGGTGACCGTGCAGTGGCACCCGGAGGAGGTACGACTGAGCGTCATCGACGACGGCACCGGTCCCGGTGCCCGGTTCGGTGCTGCGGGATCCGGCCTGGCGGGCATGATCGCACGCGCGGCCGAGGTCGGCGCGACGGTCAGTTACGGGCCCCGCAAGGGTGCCCGGGGTTTCGCCGTCGAGGCGGTGCTCACGTGA